One genomic segment of Syngnathus acus chromosome 1, fSynAcu1.2, whole genome shotgun sequence includes these proteins:
- the cbx8b gene encoding chromobox protein homolog 8b: protein MELSAVGERVFAAESIIKRRIRKGRLEYLVKWKGWSPKYSTWEPEENILDSRLFVAFEQRERERELFGPKKRGPKPKTFLLKAQATKSYEFRNEAMRGMRFSYPTPEPVVTLRAREGLRAVVPTLFPPSTVNRGESVFVRPPDVAHEQQANSERLLHIPKKRGPKLSFQDGVSAASEPDERRSDELASHRPQKLLKLQSGEDVRLLKVPHHRYPENHSHGHKRHRHHQQQHRHHHNLQNQPMTAAGSYQHLYTDSDLSSHRNAHRTTNSSGHAKHQIGSTQLLPMEKPYFLDKPSPTRLDVNLDEVTWRPSLCNVEKVLVTDVTANFLTVTIKESSTSNGFFKDKR from the exons ATGGAGCTGTCTGCCGTCGGAGAGAGGGTGTTCGCCGCCGAGTCTATCATCAAACGCAGGATAAGGAAG GGTCGTCTCGAGTATCTTGTGAAATGGAAGGGCTGGTCTCCTAA ATACAGCACATGGGAACCTGAAGAAAATATTCTGGACTCCCGCCTGTTTGTGGCTTTCGAGCAGAG GGAGCGAGAGAGGGAACTCTTCGGGCCCAAGAAAAGAGGACCGAAACCCAAGACCTTTCTTCTCAAG GCCCAAGCCACCAAGTCTTATGAGTTTAGAAATGAGGCAATGCGAGGGATGCGCTTCAGCTACCCCACACCAGAGCCCGTTGTCACCCTCAGGGCCAGAGAAGGCCTGAGAGCTGTGGTTCCCACACTTTTCCCACCCAGCACTGTTAACCGAGGAGAAAGCGTGTTTGTTAGACCACCAGATGTGGCCCATGAGCAACAAGCAAATTCTGAAAGGCTGTTGCATATACCCAAAAAAAGAGGGCCAAAGCTCAGTTTTCAGGACGGCGTCTCTGCAGCCTCCGAGCCAGATGAGAGGAGAAGCGATGAGTTGGCCAGCCATAGACCTCAAAAACTGTTGAAGCTGCAGAGTGGCGAAGACGTTAGACTGCTCAAAGTTCCCCATCACAGATACCCTGAGAACCACAGTCACGGCCATAAACGCCATcgccaccaccagcagcagcaccgcCACCACCATAATTTACAAAACCAGCCAATGACAGCTGCGGGATCCTATCAGCACCTTTACACTGACAGCGACCTGTCCTCGCACAGGAACGCACACAGGACTACAAACAGCTCAGGCCACGCCAAGCACCAGATTGGCTCCACCCAACTCCTGCCCATGGAAAAGCCTTACTTTTTGGACAAGCCGTCCCCAACCCGACTGGACGTCAATTTGGACGAGGTGACGTGGCGGCCGTCTCTGTGCAATGTGGAAAAGGTCCTGGTGACTGATGTGACCGCCAACTTTCTGACTGTCACCATCAAGGAGAGCAGCACTTCAAACGGCTTTTTTAAAGACAAGAGATGA
- the LOC119128135 gene encoding E3 SUMO-protein ligase CBX4-like: MKCFLAAASNLPLLQSECPRRKRRNVLVLFHLEEIRCRKSKERKAGPKKKQPHETLRLYAKMELPAAGEHVFAVESIEKKRSRKGRVEYLVKWRGWSPKYNTWEPEENILDPRLLDAFEDRERQEQLMGYRKRGPKPKHLLVQVPSFARRSSMLAGLHESSLQEDSCHNTGSVPKLHPQSQRYHLNSKKHHQYEPMSRDRETEQHANGTKFYYQLKKHHHYQPGLQVHESVFAKPREVKAPELPVKGYNLPPVLQQKWFRDKTSGVLTKVKDITMELKKLPADLNGHKELEKAKPKDHASVQQNGVSGSKLKIVKNKNKNGRIVIVMSKYMENGMEAATLTNDESQSAETFSQGADNTERHLEKMKLVKHLGLVNGFAEKHKAASGCTGDCTKENQQSAQAEPSVTEQDKHDEVRGQCPLPADQPNPVSLPLDTGVPVFTDKKAAQDEFQRLKRHLSDTDSEEHGSNKRFLSSHHTVSSPTQSISTDQNGLRAPFSLRHCDYADHDQEEPIDLSIVKPRPQVAASARSQPELHTQDGTQTDSQVKDQTEKQPQAEEQKSADTVDSVTVGEREKGKVETLFPSFQPFLGNIVITDITTNCLTVTFKEYVTV; the protein is encoded by the exons ATGAAGTGTTTTCTGGCCGCAGCTTCCAACCTTCCACTGCTGCAGAGTGAGTGTCCAAGGAGAAAGCGAAGGAACGTTCTTGTGCTTTTCCATTTGGAGGAAATAAGGTGTCGGAAGTCGAAAGAAAGGAAAgcaggaccaaaaaaaaaacagccacacGAAACGCTGCGCTTGTATGCGAAAATGGAGCTTCCCGCCGCGGGAGAGCATGTCTTTGCGGTGGAGAGCATCGAGAAGAAGCGTAGCCGGAAG GGAAGGGTTGAGTATTTGGTCAAGTGGCGTGGATGGTCCCCAAA GTACAATACATGGGAACCAGAAGAGAACATTCTGGATCCAAGGCTACTCGATGCTTTTGAAGACag GGAACGTCAAGAGCAGCTGATGGGCTATCGCAAGAGAGGGCCCAAACCCAAGCACCTTCTGGTTCAG GTCCCTTCTTTTGCCCGGAGATCCAGTATGCTTGCTGGCCTTCATGAGTCATCCCTGCAAGAAGACAGCTGTCACAACACCGGTTCCGTTCCAAAGCTGCATCCCCAGAGCCAGCGGTACCATCTGAACAGCAAGAAGCATCATCAGTACGAGCCCATGAGCCGAGACCGAGAGACTGAGCAGCATGCCAATGGCACCAAGTTCTACTATCAGCTGAAGAAACACCATCACTACCAGCCGGGCCTGCAGGTGCATGAGTCTGTCTTTGCCAAGCCCAGAGAGGTCAAGGCTCCGGAGCTGCCCGTCAAAGGGTACAATCTTCCCCCTGTGCTGCAGCAAAAATGGTTCCGGGACAAGACTTCAGGCGTCCTGACCAAAGTAAAGGACATCACCATGGAGCTGAAAAAGCTCCCGGCAGACCTCAACGGCCACAAAGAACTGGAGAAGGCGAAGCCGAAAGACCACGCCTCAGTACAGCAGAATGGTGTAAGCGGCAGCAAACTGaaaattgtgaaaaacaaaaataagaacgGACGGATTGTTATTGTCATGAGCAAATACATGGAAAACGGAATGGAGGCGGCAACGCTTACGAATGATGAATCCCAGTCGGCAGAGACGTTTTCGCAAGGAGCGGACAACACGGAGAGGCACCTCGAGAAGATGAAGCTGGTCAAACATCTCGGGCTCGTTAACGGATTTGCAGAGAAACACAAAGCCGCCTCGGGATGCACGGGAGATTGCACCAAAGAAAACCAACAGTCCGCCCAAGCTGAGCCTTCTGTGACGGAACAGGATAAACACGATGAGGTCAGGGGTCAGTGTCCGCTTCCAGCCGATCAGCCTAATCCGGTCTCGTTGCCTCTGGACACCGGAGTTCCTGTGTTCACTGACAAAAAAGCAGCCCAAGATGAATTTCAAAGATTAAAGCGACACCTTTCTGACACTGACAGTGAGGAGCACGGGAGTAACAAGAGGTTTTTAAGCTCCCACCACACAGTCTCCTCACCCACCCAAAGCATTAGCACTGACCAAAATGGCCTCCGGGCTCCCTTTTCATTGCGGCACTGTGACTATGCTGATCATGATCAAGAGGAGCCTATTGACTTGAGCATTGTGAAGCCCAGGCCTCAAGTTGCCGCTTCCGCGAGAAGCCAGCCAGAACTGCACACACAGGATGGAACGCAGACAGACTCGCAAGTGAAAGATCAAACTGAAAAGCAGCCCCAGGCTGAAGAGCAAAAAAGTGCGGACACAGTTGATTCGGTGACTGTTGGTGAGCGGGAAAAGGGAAAAGTGGAGACTTTGTTTCCCTCTTTTCAGCCGTTTCTTGGGAATATAGTCATCACAGATATTACTACAAACTGCCTCACAGTTACCTTCAAGGAGTATGTTACAGTGTAG